Sequence from the Mesorhizobium sp. PAMC28654 genome:
GTCAACGAGATCATCACCACGCTGATGATGACGTTCCTTGGCACGTCGTTGGCCAATGTGCTGGTCAAGCTGGTGTTTCGCGATCCCTCCACGACCGTTCCGCAGACCCGAACGCTGCCGGTGGAAGACCGGCTGCCGCGCCTGTTCGAAACGACGATCACCAGCGGCCTGCTGCTTGGGCTGGCGGCGATCATCATCGTGCATCTGGTGATGACGCGCACGGCGTTCGGGCTGAAATTGCGGATCGTCGGCGCCAACCCGCGCGCGGCGGTTCATTCGGGGCTGGGCGTGCCCGGCCTGACCATAGCTGTCTTTGCCATTTCGGCTGGGTTAGCCGGCTTGGCTGGCGCGGTCGACATCATCGGCGTGCAGGGCAATGTCCGTGCCGACTGGAACCCTGCTTATGGCCTTGCGGTCATTCCCGCGGTGTTCCTGGCCCGCATGAACGGCTTTGCGGCAATCGGCTTCGTGTTCCTGCTTTCGGTGCTGTCGATCGGCGGCGAGAGTGCTGCGCGGCGGCTTGGCGTACCCAATCATTTCACGCTGGTGCTGGTCTCCATCGTGCTGATCGTGCTCGCTCTGGCCGAATATTTCGACCATCGATACAACCAGTCGCGGAAGGCCTAGGGCGTGACCGGGCTCTTCAGCGAAGTCTTCCTCAGCGCGCTCCTGTTCGGCGCGGTCACCGCGGCGATCCCGCTGTTGCTTGCCGGGCTCGGCGAGCAGATGTCGGAAAAGGCGGGTGTGCTCAACATCGGCATCGAAGGCATGATGCTTGCCGGCGCCTATCTCGGCTTCGTCGGCGCCTTCTATTCCGGGTCGCTTTGGCTGGGCTTCCTCACCGGTGCCGCCGGCGGCGCTGCGGTGGCGTCTATCATGGCGCTCTTGTGCGTGCGTATCGGGTTGAACCAGATCGTCATCGGTATCGCGCTGACGCTCGGTCTCGAGGGCCTGACAGC
This genomic interval carries:
- a CDS encoding putative B6 ABC transporter permease subunit 2, which codes for MSIDTAPTASALDATSGAATRRDILHRLLMTLGPILAALVIAGCILLAVGVDPLAYYGYVLEKGLFSPLGIQQTLTRMAPLLFLAAGLIVAFRAGMWNLGGDGQFLLGAVTAAASAPVFVQIMPAWLALFCAFLIAMVVAMIWSLVPALLRAYQGVNEIITTLMMTFLGTSLANVLVKLVFRDPSTTVPQTRTLPVEDRLPRLFETTITSGLLLGLAAIIIVHLVMTRTAFGLKLRIVGANPRAAVHSGLGVPGLTIAVFAISAGLAGLAGAVDIIGVQGNVRADWNPAYGLAVIPAVFLARMNGFAAIGFVFLLSVLSIGGESAARRLGVPNHFTLVLVSIVLIVLALAEYFDHRYNQSRKA